A single genomic interval of Elusimicrobiota bacterium harbors:
- the acnA gene encoding aconitate hydratase AcnA has translation MKTPSLDSFKSRKTLTVGPRKVDYFSLAALAEKGFDLSKMPFSMKIFLENLLRHEDGAVVKKGDIEAVAKTVGTKPAEREVFFMPARVVMQDFTGVPAVVDLAAMRDAIKKLGGDAKRINPFQPVDLVIDHSVQVDFFGTSDAFDKNSELEFSRNKERYSFLKWGQKAFSNFRAVPPETGIVHQVNLEYLAKVVWTLDGLAYPDTVIGTDSHTTMINGLGVVGWGVGGIEAEAAMLGQAMPMLIPEVVGFRLTGALSEGVTATDAVLTVTEMLRKKGVVGKFVEFYGPGVAGLALADRAMIANMAPEYGATVGFFPVDDRTLEYLRVSGRPEADVSLVEAYCKAQGIFRDERSEPSFAETLSLDLAKIVPSVAGPKRPQDRIELGSVKKQWLAADLPGFLKEKDKKGNTPAPAGTQVAVKDYKLGHGAVALAAITSCTNTSNPGVLIAAGLVAQKAAAKGLSVKPWVKTSLAPGSKVVMDYLKSAGLVEPLEKLKFHLVGYGCTTCIGNSGPLPEEVAKAVSETSLVVAAVISGNRNFEGRVNPLVKANYLASPPLVVAYALAGNVDIDLATEPLGTGKDGKPVYLKDVWPTNDEVAKAVEKHVTRETFVRQYKDVFAGDKNWQSLNVNASELYTWDEKSTYVRLPPYFADLDLKPRALDDIKGARALAVFGDSVTTDHISPAGNIAKDSPAGRYLESKGVKSSDFNSYGARRGNHEVMMRGTFANIRIKNLMLKDVTGGYTMHIPSKQQLAIWDAAEKYQAEKTPLIVIAGKEYGTGSSRDWAAKGPALQGVKAAVAQSFERIHRSNLVGMGVLPLQFLEGESAATLGLTGYETFDVLGLASVKPRGHLVVRATDEAGKTKEFKVLCRIDTPIELEYYRCGGVLRFVLGQMLAGSGKTPVAA, from the coding sequence ATGAAAACTCCCTCTCTCGACAGCTTCAAGTCCCGCAAAACCCTGACCGTCGGACCGCGGAAGGTCGACTATTTCAGCCTCGCCGCCTTGGCGGAAAAAGGCTTCGACCTGTCCAAGATGCCGTTCTCGATGAAGATCTTCCTCGAGAACCTGCTGCGCCACGAGGACGGCGCGGTCGTCAAGAAGGGCGACATCGAGGCCGTAGCCAAGACCGTCGGGACCAAGCCCGCCGAGCGCGAGGTGTTCTTCATGCCCGCCCGCGTCGTCATGCAGGACTTCACCGGCGTGCCCGCCGTCGTGGACCTCGCCGCGATGCGCGACGCGATCAAGAAGCTCGGCGGCGACGCCAAGCGCATCAACCCCTTCCAGCCCGTCGACCTCGTCATCGACCACTCCGTGCAGGTCGACTTCTTCGGGACCTCCGACGCGTTCGACAAGAACTCCGAGCTCGAGTTCTCGCGCAACAAGGAGCGCTACTCCTTCCTCAAGTGGGGCCAGAAGGCGTTCTCCAACTTCCGCGCCGTCCCGCCCGAGACCGGCATCGTCCACCAGGTCAACCTCGAGTACCTCGCCAAGGTCGTCTGGACCTTGGACGGCCTGGCTTACCCCGACACCGTCATCGGCACCGACTCCCACACCACGATGATCAACGGCCTCGGCGTCGTCGGCTGGGGCGTCGGCGGCATCGAGGCCGAGGCCGCGATGCTCGGCCAGGCCATGCCCATGCTGATCCCCGAGGTCGTCGGCTTCCGCCTGACCGGCGCGCTCTCCGAGGGCGTGACCGCGACCGACGCGGTGCTCACCGTCACCGAGATGCTCCGCAAGAAAGGCGTCGTCGGGAAATTCGTCGAGTTCTACGGGCCCGGCGTCGCGGGCCTGGCGCTCGCCGACCGCGCGATGATCGCGAACATGGCCCCCGAGTACGGCGCCACCGTCGGCTTCTTCCCCGTCGACGACCGCACGCTCGAGTACCTCCGCGTCTCCGGCCGGCCCGAGGCGGACGTCTCCCTCGTCGAGGCCTATTGCAAGGCGCAGGGGATATTCCGGGACGAGCGAAGCGAGCCGTCCTTCGCCGAGACCTTGTCCCTCGACCTCGCGAAGATCGTCCCCTCCGTGGCGGGGCCGAAGCGCCCCCAGGACCGCATCGAGCTCGGCTCGGTCAAGAAGCAGTGGCTGGCGGCCGACCTGCCCGGCTTCCTGAAGGAGAAGGACAAGAAGGGGAACACCCCCGCTCCCGCCGGCACGCAGGTCGCGGTCAAGGACTACAAGCTCGGCCACGGCGCGGTCGCGCTCGCGGCGATCACGTCCTGCACCAACACCTCCAACCCCGGGGTCCTCATCGCCGCCGGCCTCGTCGCCCAGAAGGCCGCCGCCAAGGGCCTGAGCGTCAAGCCGTGGGTGAAGACCTCGCTGGCCCCGGGCTCGAAGGTCGTCATGGACTACCTGAAGTCCGCCGGCCTCGTCGAGCCGCTCGAGAAGCTCAAGTTCCACCTCGTCGGCTACGGCTGCACCACCTGCATCGGCAATTCCGGCCCGCTGCCCGAGGAGGTGGCCAAGGCCGTTTCGGAGACCAGCCTCGTCGTCGCCGCGGTGATCTCCGGCAACCGCAACTTCGAGGGCCGCGTGAACCCGCTCGTGAAGGCGAACTATCTCGCCTCGCCGCCGCTGGTCGTCGCCTACGCGCTGGCCGGGAACGTCGACATCGACCTCGCGACCGAGCCGCTCGGGACCGGGAAGGACGGGAAGCCCGTCTATCTCAAGGACGTCTGGCCCACCAACGACGAGGTCGCCAAGGCCGTCGAGAAGCACGTGACGCGCGAGACCTTCGTGCGGCAGTATAAGGACGTGTTCGCGGGCGACAAGAACTGGCAGTCGCTGAACGTGAACGCCTCCGAGCTCTACACGTGGGACGAGAAGTCGACGTACGTGCGCCTGCCGCCGTACTTCGCGGACCTCGACCTCAAGCCGCGGGCCCTCGACGACATCAAGGGCGCGCGCGCTTTGGCCGTGTTCGGGGATTCCGTCACGACGGACCATATCTCGCCGGCCGGGAACATCGCGAAGGACTCCCCCGCGGGACGCTACCTGGAGTCGAAGGGCGTGAAGTCCTCCGACTTCAACAGCTACGGCGCGCGCCGCGGCAACCACGAGGTCATGATGCGCGGCACCTTCGCCAACATCCGCATCAAGAACCTGATGCTCAAGGACGTGACCGGCGGCTACACGATGCACATCCCGTCGAAGCAGCAGCTGGCGATCTGGGACGCCGCCGAGAAGTACCAGGCGGAGAAGACGCCGCTGATTGTGATCGCGGGCAAGGAGTACGGCACCGGCTCCTCGCGCGACTGGGCCGCCAAGGGCCCCGCGCTGCAGGGCGTCAAGGCCGCCGTCGCCCAAAGCTTCGAGCGCATCCACCGCTCGAACCTGGTCGGCATGGGCGTCCTGCCCCTGCAGTTCCTCGAGGGCGAGTCGGCCGCGACCCTCGGCCTGACCGGCTACGAGACCTTCGACGTCCTGGGCCTCGCCTCGGTCAAGCCGCGCGGCCATCTCGTCGTGCGCGCGACGGACGAGGCGGGCAAGACCAAGGAGTTCAAGGTTCTGTGCCGCATCGACACGCCGATCGAGCTCGAGTACTACCGCTGCGGCGGCGTGCTGCGCTTC
- a CDS encoding translocation/assembly module TamB domain-containing protein, whose product MRAWAKRLAFLAVPPLALLAVAGAVFLARPGALLTSRTVGAAIKVLGASYAPAWSSLRFSAEALSLRRHRYALTAFGFCVADRPGVFSACFSELELRAVVFYSRRGPVVERVERLVAVSGGARVDLRRRGPGGGAGGPPAALYATPVRELRVELSSFTFTTSTAAVAGDFRAVVDPRARRPLSAAADLRVAGFGDVRRLKAELSAATDLLQGGAPTFVDLVGSADLRPGGRARADFRARRDARGYAASGAAEVSPSTGPLRSLRLYACEGSAPLGPGAQRPSAAGLACRYQLTPAGTPAGPFRSLRSLTGRVSLDGRAGGGTYEAALKADVEPVKAWYEVAGSAAVRASGRLDRPLKDAALAHEVRATVKVPRFEDLVALLKETKYAVPAPFHVLKGPLSLAIGSRGDPRAARLSARYELARDLAAGRQRLVLRAKGEAAAADAGTPGRALEHSGELIFKEVALEVPRLEVGRAPKVFVDKRIKTGGEARDGAAPGRPAAGRAGPRLAAPRGRLVVKTEKPVVLFLNLAKDPVPIGLDLVLTSPPSAAAGRVSVRAFDVELFRRNATIDHLNIEVSSGSRPGALEGLVRYKTPDVEIRIMVLGTVEKPLIELASVPPLKREDIIALLIFGKSPAELDPEQTASVSNTETALESRAFGLASLYLFGATPIEHVGYDSATKTTTVKLRLPGGANLTIGSDFDQSRQLTLRKSLAPHWAIQSEISDQGREGAGATTFLEWFNRY is encoded by the coding sequence ATGCGGGCCTGGGCGAAGCGTCTGGCCTTCCTGGCGGTCCCGCCCCTGGCGCTGCTCGCGGTCGCCGGGGCCGTTTTCCTGGCGAGGCCCGGCGCGCTGCTCACGAGCCGGACGGTGGGCGCGGCGATCAAAGTCCTCGGCGCCTCGTACGCGCCCGCCTGGTCGAGCCTGCGCTTCTCCGCCGAGGCCCTCTCGTTGCGCCGCCACCGCTATGCCCTCACCGCCTTCGGCTTCTGCGTCGCCGACCGGCCGGGGGTGTTTTCGGCCTGCTTCTCCGAGCTCGAGCTGCGCGCGGTCGTCTTCTACTCGCGGCGCGGGCCGGTCGTCGAGCGCGTCGAGCGCCTCGTCGCGGTCTCCGGCGGCGCCCGCGTCGACCTGCGCCGCCGCGGCCCGGGCGGGGGGGCGGGGGGGCCGCCCGCCGCGCTGTACGCGACCCCGGTGCGCGAACTGCGCGTCGAGCTGTCCTCGTTCACCTTCACGACCTCGACGGCTGCGGTCGCCGGGGACTTCCGCGCCGTCGTCGATCCTCGCGCCCGGCGTCCGCTGTCGGCCGCGGCGGACCTCCGGGTCGCGGGCTTCGGAGACGTCCGCCGCCTGAAGGCCGAGCTCTCCGCGGCGACCGACCTGCTCCAGGGCGGCGCGCCCACCTTCGTCGATCTCGTCGGGAGCGCGGACCTCCGGCCCGGAGGGCGGGCGCGGGCCGACTTCCGGGCGCGGCGCGACGCGCGGGGCTACGCCGCCTCGGGCGCCGCCGAGGTCTCGCCGTCCACCGGCCCGCTGCGCTCCCTGCGGCTCTACGCCTGCGAGGGCTCCGCGCCGCTGGGCCCCGGGGCGCAGCGGCCGTCCGCCGCCGGCCTGGCCTGCCGCTACCAATTGACCCCGGCCGGGACGCCCGCGGGGCCCTTCCGGTCGCTGCGGTCCCTGACGGGGCGCGTCTCCCTCGACGGACGCGCCGGCGGCGGGACGTACGAGGCCGCGCTGAAGGCCGACGTCGAGCCGGTCAAGGCCTGGTACGAGGTCGCGGGCAGCGCCGCGGTCCGCGCCAGCGGCCGGCTCGACCGTCCGCTGAAGGACGCGGCGTTGGCCCACGAGGTCCGCGCGACGGTCAAGGTGCCACGCTTCGAGGACCTCGTCGCGCTCCTGAAGGAGACGAAGTACGCCGTCCCCGCTCCTTTCCACGTCCTGAAGGGCCCTCTGTCGCTGGCGATCGGGAGCCGCGGCGATCCGCGCGCCGCGCGCCTCTCCGCGCGCTACGAGCTCGCGAGGGACCTCGCGGCCGGCCGTCAGCGGCTCGTCCTTCGGGCGAAGGGGGAGGCGGCGGCCGCGGATGCCGGGACGCCGGGGCGCGCCCTCGAGCATTCGGGCGAGCTGATCTTCAAGGAGGTCGCGCTCGAGGTCCCCCGCCTCGAGGTGGGGCGCGCGCCGAAGGTGTTCGTCGACAAGCGCATCAAGACCGGCGGAGAAGCCCGGGACGGGGCCGCGCCGGGGCGGCCCGCCGCCGGCCGCGCCGGCCCCCGGCTCGCGGCGCCGCGGGGCCGCCTCGTCGTGAAGACCGAGAAGCCCGTGGTTCTCTTCCTGAACCTGGCGAAGGATCCCGTGCCGATCGGCCTCGACCTGGTCCTGACCTCGCCGCCGTCCGCGGCCGCGGGGCGGGTCTCGGTCCGGGCCTTCGACGTGGAGCTGTTCCGGCGCAACGCGACGATCGATCACCTGAACATCGAGGTGTCCTCCGGGTCCAGGCCCGGGGCGCTGGAGGGGCTCGTGCGGTACAAGACGCCGGACGTGGAGATCCGCATCATGGTCCTGGGCACCGTGGAGAAGCCGCTCATCGAGCTGGCGAGCGTCCCGCCGTTGAAGCGCGAGGACATCATCGCCCTCCTGATCTTCGGCAAGAGCCCCGCCGAGCTCGACCCCGAGCAGACCGCCTCCGTGAGCAACACGGAGACGGCTCTGGAGAGCCGCGCCTTCGGCCTCGCCTCGCTGTACCTGTTCGGCGCCACGCCGATCGAGCACGTCGGCTACGATTCCGCCACGAAGACGACGACGGTCAAGCTCCGCCTGCCGGGCGGGGCGAACCTCACGATCGGCAGCGACTTCGACCAGAGCCGGCAGCTGACGCTGCGCAAGTCGCTGGCGCCGCACTGGGCCATCCAGTCGGAGATCAGCGATCAGGGGCGGGAGGGCGCGGGCGCGACGACCTTCCTCGAATGGTTCAACCGCTACTGA
- a CDS encoding PilZ domain-containing protein, producing the protein MTMAKFTREARRAPRARHDSTLELLADGGSAPAGSARLVDVSSSGARFAATETFVVGAPIRARLRLLKSGVLDVRGTVVRVEEKTNYTLYAVRFDSTSARG; encoded by the coding sequence ATGACCATGGCCAAGTTCACCCGGGAGGCGCGCCGCGCGCCGCGCGCGCGGCACGATTCGACTCTGGAGCTCCTCGCCGACGGGGGCTCCGCGCCGGCCGGCTCCGCGCGCCTCGTCGACGTCTCCTCGTCGGGCGCGCGGTTCGCCGCGACGGAGACGTTCGTCGTGGGCGCGCCCATACGCGCGCGTCTGCGCCTCCTGAAGTCGGGCGTCCTCGACGTCCGGGGGACCGTGGTCCGCGTCGAGGAGAAGACGAACTACACGCTGTACGCCGTCCGGTTCGACTCGACCTCCGCCC